One region of Synechococcus elongatus PCC 11801 genomic DNA includes:
- the larC gene encoding nickel pincer cofactor biosynthesis protein LarC, with protein sequence MTPIAYFDCPSGIAGNMCLGALVDAGVPLSYLEQQLQRLSLSEPYQLVATPVLRQGMAATHVEVQIEAAPHAHRHLSHIVALIEAAGLPDRVRDWSIAIFQQLAIAEAAVHGVTPEQVHFHEVGATDAIVDIVGTCLGLDYLGIEAVYCSALPTGGGTVKAAHGQLSVPVPAVLRLWQMRQVPVYSNGIERELVTPTGAAIAVTLAKSFGPPPPLQLQKTGWGAGSQDLPIPNLLKLWIGTASDLPGAPQHLEGSLETVQVLETQVDDCSPQVLAYVSEQLLTEGALEVFSQAITMKKGRLGTLLTVICRAEQQAACEAILFRETTTIGLRFRSEQRRVLPRRSDRIQTPWGEVRVKVAGDPQSPLTIQPEYEDCRAIAERHHVALQDVQAVARQQWQQENA encoded by the coding sequence ATGACTCCAATCGCTTACTTTGACTGCCCGAGTGGCATTGCCGGCAACATGTGCCTTGGCGCCTTGGTGGATGCAGGGGTTCCCCTCAGCTACCTCGAGCAGCAGTTGCAGCGACTGTCCTTGAGCGAGCCCTATCAGCTGGTGGCGACACCCGTCTTACGACAGGGAATGGCCGCAACCCACGTCGAGGTTCAGATCGAGGCGGCCCCGCACGCCCATCGACATCTCTCTCATATTGTCGCTCTGATTGAAGCGGCTGGTTTGCCCGATCGCGTCCGCGACTGGAGTATTGCCATTTTTCAACAGTTGGCGATCGCGGAAGCCGCCGTCCATGGGGTCACACCTGAGCAAGTCCATTTCCATGAAGTCGGCGCCACCGACGCGATCGTGGATATCGTCGGTACCTGTCTAGGACTGGACTACCTCGGGATTGAAGCCGTCTATTGTTCTGCGTTGCCCACCGGAGGGGGCACGGTGAAGGCAGCCCACGGACAGCTCTCGGTACCTGTTCCTGCAGTGCTACGACTCTGGCAAATGCGGCAAGTACCGGTCTACAGCAATGGAATCGAGCGAGAGCTTGTCACACCCACGGGTGCCGCGATCGCCGTCACCCTAGCCAAATCTTTTGGACCACCACCCCCTCTACAACTGCAAAAAACAGGCTGGGGGGCAGGGAGCCAAGATCTTCCTATTCCCAATCTGCTCAAACTTTGGATTGGCACTGCTAGCGATTTACCAGGCGCACCCCAGCATCTAGAAGGCAGTCTCGAAACAGTTCAAGTCCTCGAAACTCAGGTCGATGACTGTAGCCCGCAGGTTTTGGCCTACGTCAGTGAGCAGCTCTTAACCGAAGGTGCACTGGAGGTGTTCAGTCAGGCCATCACGATGAAGAAGGGACGACTCGGTACCCTTCTAACTGTCATTTGTCGAGCCGAGCAGCAAGCTGCTTGTGAAGCAATTCTGTTCCGTGAAACCACTACGATCGGCCTGCGCTTCCGCAGCGAGCAGCGCCGGGTTTTACCGCGCCGCAGCGATCGCATTCAAACCCCTTGGGGAGAAGTACGGGTCAAAGTGGCAGGGGATCCGCAATCGCCCCTGACGATTCAACCCGAGTATGAAGACTGCCGTGCCATTGCCGAGCGTCACCATGTAGCTCTGCAAGATGTGCAGGCAGTAGCTCGCCAGCAATGGCAACAAGAAAACGCCTGA
- a CDS encoding L-threonylcarbamoyladenylate synthase → MAKHYRIHPDNPQPQQIAAIAEALRQGAIILYPTDSVYAIGCDVKDRAAVQRVRRIKDIDNDKPLTFICPSLSVAAQYGCISDRAFRLMRELVPGPYTFLLPATPEVPRVVMNPKRRTAGIRIPNSPICQALLRALDGPIISTSAHLQPNDRKAPLAYEQGPHCPIAPAELFGELDRLVDITIEVERQEMRILGADPGYQVSTVLDLTDDLPLVLRRGLGWEALEPLGLLVEA, encoded by the coding sequence ATGGCAAAGCACTACCGCATTCATCCAGACAACCCACAACCCCAGCAGATCGCCGCGATTGCTGAAGCCTTGCGTCAGGGGGCTATCATTTTGTATCCGACCGATTCAGTCTACGCGATTGGCTGTGACGTCAAAGATCGTGCGGCGGTGCAACGGGTGCGGCGCATCAAGGACATCGACAACGATAAACCGCTGACCTTCATCTGTCCGTCGCTGTCGGTAGCCGCACAATATGGATGTATTAGCGATCGCGCCTTCCGCTTAATGCGGGAACTGGTGCCCGGCCCTTACACGTTCCTGTTGCCAGCGACCCCAGAAGTCCCGCGCGTGGTCATGAACCCCAAACGGCGCACCGCTGGGATTCGCATTCCCAACAGCCCAATCTGCCAAGCTCTCTTGCGGGCTTTGGATGGCCCCATTATTTCCACCTCTGCGCATCTTCAACCCAACGATCGCAAAGCCCCTCTCGCTTACGAGCAAGGCCCCCACTGTCCGATCGCCCCTGCTGAACTCTTTGGTGAACTCGATCGCCTTGTTGACATCACGATTGAAGTTGAACGCCAGGAAATGCGAATTCTAGGCGCTGATCCGGGCTATCAGGTCTCTACCGTGCTGGATCTGACAGATGACTTACCCCTCGTGCTGCGTCGAGGTCTGGGCTGGGAGGCGTTAGAGCCCTTGGGCTTGTTAGTGGAAGCCTAG
- a CDS encoding type IV pilus twitching motility protein PilT, which produces MTDASRLPLPPPPPPFGGGGASAVPAPKPNPMPAPAPAASPQPAASKQPSLAEIVRQAYEHDYSDVHVGVGEVPRFRDRGEIVQTTYPVTDSATFNAWLREVLTEEQVREFEQGLDFDGATQYDFARVRINIFGSLRGPSMVLRLIPLRILSLDELSLPPVFRDVCYYPKGLVLVTGPTGSGKSTTLAAMIDFINQEMAKNIITIEDPIEFVHQSQRSLIKQREVGVHTLKFEAALRASLREDPDIILVGELRDRETINTALKAAQTGHLVMATLHTNSAVKTIERVLNMFEPAEQPPVRVALAESLVAIIAQGLCRTIQGKRAAYHEILINTDAIKDYIIRGELEEVEQLIPKCTFDGMCTSNQSLFRLFNEGRISEETALSQSSKPNEMSQMLRGRV; this is translated from the coding sequence ATGACTGATGCCTCGCGCCTACCGCTACCCCCGCCTCCCCCTCCTTTTGGGGGGGGTGGAGCCTCAGCGGTTCCTGCACCGAAGCCAAACCCTATGCCTGCGCCTGCCCCGGCCGCATCTCCCCAGCCTGCGGCCAGTAAGCAGCCGAGCTTGGCAGAAATTGTCCGACAAGCCTACGAGCACGACTACTCGGATGTGCACGTGGGGGTTGGAGAAGTACCGCGCTTCCGCGATCGCGGCGAGATTGTACAAACGACCTATCCGGTTACGGATAGCGCCACGTTTAATGCTTGGCTGCGCGAAGTACTGACGGAAGAACAGGTGCGCGAGTTTGAGCAGGGCTTAGACTTCGACGGCGCAACCCAATACGACTTTGCGCGGGTTCGGATCAATATCTTTGGGTCGCTGCGGGGCCCTTCCATGGTGTTGCGGTTAATTCCGCTGCGCATTCTCAGCCTCGATGAGTTGAGCCTCCCGCCGGTCTTCCGCGATGTTTGCTACTACCCCAAAGGACTGGTGCTCGTCACGGGTCCTACGGGATCGGGGAAATCAACGACTCTCGCTGCCATGATTGACTTCATCAATCAGGAAATGGCGAAAAATATCATCACGATTGAGGATCCCATCGAGTTTGTTCACCAGAGCCAGCGATCGCTGATTAAGCAACGCGAAGTCGGTGTCCATACGCTGAAGTTTGAGGCGGCTTTGCGAGCTTCGTTGCGGGAAGACCCTGACATTATCCTCGTTGGTGAGTTACGTGATCGCGAAACGATTAATACGGCACTCAAAGCGGCTCAAACGGGCCATTTGGTGATGGCAACCCTGCACACCAACAGTGCTGTTAAAACGATTGAGCGAGTGCTCAACATGTTTGAACCCGCTGAGCAGCCACCTGTGCGGGTTGCTCTTGCTGAATCTCTGGTGGCGATTATTGCCCAAGGACTCTGCCGCACCATTCAAGGCAAACGGGCTGCCTATCACGAGATTTTGATTAACACGGATGCCATTAAGGACTACATCATTCGCGGTGAACTGGAAGAGGTGGAGCAGTTAATTCCCAAATGTACTTTTGACGGAATGTGCACTAGTAATCAGTCTCTCTTCCGACTCTTTAATGAAGGCAGAATTAGTGAGGAGACGGCGCTCTCGCAATCGAGTAAGCCTAATGAAATGTCGCAGATGCTGCGCGGACGCGTTTAA